Proteins co-encoded in one Arachis hypogaea cultivar Tifrunner chromosome 13, arahy.Tifrunner.gnm2.J5K5, whole genome shotgun sequence genomic window:
- the LOC112732572 gene encoding alkane hydroxylase MAH1-like, with amino-acid sequence MLPGTLCNLSNIHDHTTTNLKQCGGTFLFKGPWFTNHNFLITSDPMNVHHITSKNFDNYIKGSEFYEIFEILGDGIFNTDSHKWKHNRNILHSLFRQNSFESLVVKTIHKKLHSCLVPLLNDVSESGTVVDLQDIFQRISFDNICSIVLGFDPKSLPNKLIEFPEVAFEKAFNMMEDVMFYRHIVPRFVWKLQKWLQIGRGKSYTECEKIIDQFLHQCISSTFQEKSKVNCTKDDDEPTFNMLKALVEESGMEQIDRKFLRDNALTLLAAGRDTISSSLSWFFWLVSTHPVVEAKILEEIRANFITKEEYWLITSRLENLNKLVYLHGALCEALRLFPAVPFEHKCAVKSDVLPSGHRVNANTIVIYSPYSMGRMEQIWGEDCLEFKPERWISEKGSIIHIPSYKFIAFNAGPRSCLGKNITFIQMKIIAIALLCNFQFEVVEGHNVSMCFYYSSHETWLEGQGY; translated from the coding sequence ATGCTTCCAGGGACTTTATGTAATCTTTCCAATATCCATGATCACACAACAACCAATTTGAAGCAATGTGGAGGTACTTTTTTGTTCAAAGGCCCCTGGTTCACAAACCACAACTTTCTCATCACCAGTGATCCTATGAATGTGCACCACATTACTAGCAAGAACTTTGACAACTACATCAAAGGCTCTGAGTTCTATGAGATCTTTGAAATACTCGGAGATGGTATCTTTAACACTGATTCCCACAAATGGAAGCATAATAGGAACATACTACATTCATTGTTCAGACAAAACTCGTTTGAGAGTTTAGTGGTCAAAACCATTCATAAGAAGCTCCACAGTTGCCTAGTTCCACTTCTCAATGATGTATCAGAATCAGGAACTGTTGTGGACTTGCAAGACATCTTTCAGAGAATCAGTTTTGACAACATCTGCTCCATAGTGTTGGGGTTTGATCCTAAATCCCTTCCTAACAAGCTCATCGAGTTCCCGGAAGTTGCTTTCGAGAAAGCTTTCAACATGATGGAGGATGTAATGTTTTACAGACACATTGTCCCAAGATTTGTGTGGAAGCTTCAGAAATGGCTCCAAATTGGACGAGGGAAGAGCTACACTGAATGTGAAAAAATAATTGACCAATTCTTGCATCAGTGTATATCATCTACATTCCAAGAGAAAAGCAAAGTCAATTGCACCAAAGATGATGATGAACCAACATTTAACATGCTCAAAgctcttgtggaggaaagtggaATGGAACAAATAGATCGCAAGTTTCTAAGAGACAATGCATTGACTCTGTTAGCAGCAGGAAGGGATACAATTAGTTCAAGTCTCAGTTGGTTTTTCTGGCTAGTTTCAACCCACCCTGTTGTTGAAGCCAAAATCCTTGAAGAAATCAGAGCAAACTTTATAACCAAAGAAGAATATTGGCTCATCACTTCAAGATTAGAAAATCTTAACAAGCTAGTTTACCTGCATGGAGCTTTGTGTGAAGCATTGAGACTTTTTCCTGCAGTTCCTTTTGAGCACAAATGTGCAGTTAAATCTGATGTACTCCCTAGTGGACATCGTGTTAATGCAAATACTATTGTAATTTACTCTCCATATTCAATGGGAAGAATGGAACAAATATGGGGAGAAGATTGCTTGGAGTTTAAGCCAGAGAGGTGGATTTCTGAAAAGGGAAGCATCATACACATACCATCTTACAAGTTCATAGCTTTCAATGCAGGCCCAAGAAGTTGTTTGGGTAAAAATATAACCTTTATTCAGATGAAGATCATCGCCATTGCTTTGCTCTGCAATTTTCAGTTTGAGGTGGTGGAAGGGCATAATGTGTCCATGTGTTTCTATTATTCTTCACATGAAACATGGCTTGAAGGTCAAGGTTACTAA